Genomic window (Ruminococcus flavefaciens AE3010):
CGAGGGCGTGCCCATGGAAACTTCAAGCACATCATGGAGCAGATTGTACAGGTGATTATGTGTGAGCACGCTGCTCTTTTTGGTTTTCAGGTAATCATTGAGGAAGAACACGTACTTCTGCATGACCCCCTGATCGGTGACTGTGATATTTGCGTATTTATGGAGCTTCGCAAGGAACTTCACCACGTTTGCGCAGCTGTAGTCATCGCTTTTAACGGGGAGAAATGCCACTCCGATCTTTTTCCTCTCAATGTCATAGTATACGTTCTTGGGATCTGTCAGTACAAGATGATCGTAGCTCAGCTTGTTCTCACTGGCAAATTCCATTATCTTCTGTATCTGACGTATCAGCTCAAAGTACTTCTCCTGAGTCAGGTTCTGCTTTACGTACTCGGAAAGCGCTGTCATATTGCTGACTTTATATTTAAGCAGGTTCTTGGAAGAGGTCTTTTCCCAGTTCACGCTGAGCAGTCCTTTATTCGTGTTCTTGTTCACGAATTTCAGCTGTTCCTCGCTTATCTGCTCCCTCTTTTTCAGTCCTGCCTGCAAAAAGGTCTCGTTCTGATAAACCACCTTTATAGAAACTCTTGCCATATCCTCACCCCTAAAAAAATCGCCGTCGTACCGCTGAAAAGCGGCGTGCAGTTATATGCTGCATATAAGATAATTATATCATCTTATGCAAGATTTGTCAATAATTTGAATATTTTTTAGCCCGACTATACAAAATATATGTGGCATTTTACACAATATTCACATATAAAAAATGCTCCGCCTTGTTTTCGGCGAAGCTATGGTATATAATAGTAAAAAAAACTGCACGAAAGGAGCAGCCTATGCTTTATCTCAAAACCGCCAACACAGACGACATCGAAAAGGAGTACCTCTTTGTCCGTGACATACCCGAGGACGAAAACGGCTTCATCAACGAATACCACGGCATCAGCCGCGAGGACTTCGACGACGCCCTTGACGTGATAATCGCCAACTCCGTGGGAGAGCGTCTGCCCGAGGGCTATGTGCCTGCCACTACATACTTTTTGTGGAATGACAATGAGATAATCGGCGAGCTGCAGCTCCGCCACTACCTCTGTGAGTCTCTTGTGAACGGCGCAGGACATATCGGGTATTACATAGCTCCCCAGCACCGCGGCAAGGGCTGCGGTACGCAGGGACTTGCAATGCTCCTTGAAAAAGCCTGCGAGACCGTCCCAGAGGAGGAGGTATACCTGCGTGTCCGCAGAAACAATCCCGCGTCACTGAGAGCCATGCTGAAAAACGGCTGCTATATCCACCATGAGGACGAGGAGTCATACTTCGTGCGCTTCCGCAAAGAGATATGAGGAAGCCATTAGCCGTTAGCCTTTAGCCATTAGCCCATTGTAGGGAACGGCGCCCAGCCGTTCCGCTAAACACATTACGTAACAGATGGGACGTCGAGGACGCCGTCCCCTACGTTTCGGGCGGATAATATCCGCCCCTACTACTCTCTACTCACTACTCTCTACTCACTAATATTTTTGCTGAGCTGCCAGAATGCCACCGCGCTGGCAGCGGCTACGTTAAGGGAATCAACGCCGTGCGCCATAGGTATCTTTATGGTATAGTCGCAGCGGTCTATGGTAGCTTCTTTAAGTCCCGTACCCTCTGTGCCAAGTATCACCGCCAGCTTTTCCTCGCTGCGGAGCTTCACATCGTCGATACGCACAGTGTCTTTGCGCAGTGCCATTGCCGCACAGGCAAAGCCCATTGCTTTCAGCTCCCCGATATAGTCGGGAGCCCCCCTGCTCAGGTATGTCCACGGCAGCTGAAACACAGTTCCCATGCTCACGCGGACTGTACGTCGAAAAAACGGGTCGCTGCACGCCGAGGTGAGCACTATCGCATCAAAGCCCAGAGCTGCCGCGCTGCGGAATATAGCTCCGATATTGGTCTGGTTCATAACGTCCTCAAGGACAGCAATGCGGTCTGCACCTGCAAGTATATCCGCAGGGGCAGGCAATTTTTTTCTGCCCATTGCACATAAAACACCCTGCGTCAGCTTGTAGCCCGTCAGCTCCGTGAGCAGCTGCGAGCTCGCCGTATATATGGGTATACCGCCGCAGCGCTCGGCTATGTCTGCTGCCTGTCCGCTGAGGTATTTCTTCTCCATAAGCAAAGATACAGGCTCATAGCCCGAATCCAGCGCAGTACGAATGACCTTGGGACTTTCCGCAATGAATATGCCGCTTCTCAGCAGCTCCAGCTCCGAGGTGCAGGCATAAGGGCGCAGCTCCTCGGCGGAAAGGTCTGTAATTTCAATAATTGCCATGATGATCTCCCCCGATCAGCAGCTTCCGATAATGTCAAGGCATAGCTCCAGAGCAGGCACCAGTGAAGCCTTGCCAAAGTCGCGCATGTCGTAATTGTCAATGTCCGCAAGTGAATCCGCCGTGAAAAACAGCATACCGAAGTCCACACCTCTGAACTTTGCGCAGGCGGCAAGTGCGGCACACTCCATATCCACCGTGTCGCAGCCCTCACTGCGGCGATATGTGACCATATCGGGAGTTTCACGGAAAAGCCCGTCGGTAGTCCATGTGGTGCATTTGCGGTAAGGTATATTTTTACTGCCAAGAGCTCCGCAGATATGCTCCGTCATGGACATATCAAGCTCCACATAGCGCTCAGGCGGCAGATACTTGTAGGAGCAGCCCTCGTCGC
Coding sequences:
- a CDS encoding TrmH family RNA methyltransferase, with the translated sequence MAIIEITDLSAEELRPYACTSELELLRSGIFIAESPKVIRTALDSGYEPVSLLMEKKYLSGQAADIAERCGGIPIYTASSQLLTELTGYKLTQGVLCAMGRKKLPAPADILAGADRIAVLEDVMNQTNIGAIFRSAAALGFDAIVLTSACSDPFFRRTVRVSMGTVFQLPWTYLSRGAPDYIGELKAMGFACAAMALRKDTVRIDDVKLRSEEKLAVILGTEGTGLKEATIDRCDYTIKIPMAHGVDSLNVAAASAVAFWQLSKNISE
- a CDS encoding GNAT family N-acetyltransferase, with translation MLYLKTANTDDIEKEYLFVRDIPEDENGFINEYHGISREDFDDALDVIIANSVGERLPEGYVPATTYFLWNDNEIIGELQLRHYLCESLVNGAGHIGYYIAPQHRGKGCGTQGLAMLLEKACETVPEEEVYLRVRRNNPASLRAMLKNGCYIHHEDEESYFVRFRKEI